In the Vigna radiata var. radiata cultivar VC1973A unplaced genomic scaffold, Vradiata_ver6 scaffold_465, whole genome shotgun sequence genome, AGTTTTGGAGAAGTCCATCTAGATTCTTGACTAATTGAACATACAATTATTAGTACACTTAACGATTATGTCAACAACATGAGATTCTGAAATTAGAATGAGGCCCCACAGAAAAGGCATTACAGTAAAGAGGACAAAACATACTTGATATGATGCTATATTGCTATTGATTCTGTTTTGTGATAGTAGGGATTGGTAGGACCATGGGAGAGAGACTACTAAGAAACGTTTGAGGTACATGAGGCCTAATGATCAAGTGAAACATGACATGACAGATTCATGTCAGTGACCCCACTCCATGGAACATGTTTGATTGGCTTAGAGTTTGTTGTTCTGCAGAGTGGGGAAAGAATGGGGATGTGTCTGTTATCCTATAGCCCTAcaaaatatagtgaaaaacacAAATTATTGCAACCAACTACATCAAAATTACCTTGAAGAACACTTGTTGGGGAGAAGCTTATTCCAGTAGAGATGTTATTAGAATCACCAACAATGCTTCCTTTCCCATCACTTCTATTGCCTTTGTTACTGACACAACTCTTGGACTGGTTATCTTTCTTGCACATCTTTAGGTAACTTTTGTCATCCGGAGCAACAGATGCCACATTGCCGAGTGTTGCTGCTGCCTTAGGAGCACTGGCAGAGGCAAGGCCGGAGCCAGGGGATGCCGCAAAGGTGGAAGAAAACACCATGAAGGACCTGTTCATAGAAGAGCAATTGTCAATGCTGAGGCTCCTTGATGGAATACTGGAAGGTGTGTCACTAGGTTGCATGGCCATAATAAGGTTTGgatttgaaatttcaaatagTGTCTCTGAAGCTGATTTGGTAGGTGACTTGCTACAAGGTTTTGGTGCCAAAGAAGAGTTAACTTGAGATGTTTCCACAGGCTTTCTTGAACGATTTCGACCTCTATGCATGTGCCTTTCACAGTACTTTTGACCAGGCACTACACTCTTACTGCATCTCCATTTCTTTCCATCTGTTCTTCTACACCTATGAGGTTCTGGAACCATCCTACTCCCTTGATCAAAACCAAGGAAACTGTACTCTGTAACCAAAACCAATGGAcaaaacatacaaaacaaactCATCATTATCTTACAAGTACATGAACAAACATACCCAAAAAGCATCAAAAGTTATGAAACTAAGCCTACCTTTGAACATATAAAAATTCCAAATGGATTCCTATACTAAGTAAATCCACTAGCAAGAGCATTTTGTctaaatcttggcaccaaacaaaacaaaaacaaagccAACAATTAACTCCAAAGAAACAGGTAGTCTCTATATAGTAATTCATTCCAAAATCAGAATGTGATTCATCCTATAATAAACACAACACCACATGATAGattttttaaaggataaaactttattataaatatgtaatatacaGAGAAGGTATGATCACTTGATCAAAGGATATGTATTACAAACCTGACATGTTGCTTGGGAATTGCACACGGTGATGAGGAGGAGGAAGTTTATAAGCTAAGTGGTTGAAGATGAAAACCTGGTGGTGAAGCTCACGCCTCTGAGCTTCAGTGATCACATGGTTTATTTCTGGTGGCGCAGAATGAGAAGCATCAACCCCAAGATGAAGTTCAACACTGTTGTAAGAgtcctctttctctttttctttctctacctTGACCATAACTGTAACTCCCGTGATTTAATAAACTAATACAACCCACTCATTTTGATCTTATTGGTCTCCATATTAGACCCAGTTTTCTGgggaaaaaaacaataataaaatccCTCTGCAACATTTCCATGGGGACCCATTCCTCTCAATAGTTATCATTCTTCATCCCATCCAACACAGATGGAGGGTACCGGCACTCAGTCATGTAGAACCCACACCATACTTTCATCAAACTTTCAAACTCaatcaaaattttcttcccCACTGTAAGACCTCTGAAATAATAGcaacaaaatcaaatctaatTATAGACCCTATGACAAAGAAACTTATTTTCTGAATCTTCGCCCTTGCGTCATTTGGCGagcaacatacccatcatctcCATTCTACTCTACTTATATACGTGCAACACAACGAGTAGGGTCTAGCCATCCAATTCTCTTCACCTATATTTCCATTCCTTAATTCTAATTCAACACAAAGCAGAACctcttcttcactttctctatAGTTTTATCAAAAAAAGATTCACTTTCAGAACAACCAAGTTTAGTCTCTATATTGCATATAGTTCACCTTCAACCTTCATCTTCATTCACTccatttccttcatttttcacCTGCACAAAATTACCCACACAGAAATCAATTTGACAACCCCAAACACCATTATTCATCACAGCTTCACATCTCTCCCATGAACATATAGACCCCCTCTATTGAACTTTATTTGCAATTTTTAATTCAACACCAACAAAAACACTCTCAACCCCAAACATAATCATAAATCAATCCACCAGAAACCCAATagaaacataaaattgaaatagagAAGAACAACTTTTGTTTAGAAATTGGAACCAATCGGAAAGGAAACTAGTAGTTGCACACGTGGACACCAGCAGCGGTGGAGTCAACTTCAGTCCCTAGCAGAAACGTGACTAGCAACGCAGTGGCGGTTTTCTACCAGCCCTAAAGATGTCAAAGGTCCCGGTCACCGTGACGGTGGATTTTAGCACAAACGGTGAGAAGCTCAGTTTGCTGGAGATAAGCACAACTAAGAGGATGCAGAAGAAGAATCTGAAGTTGTGATTTGAGGATGTAGAAGGAAGCCTCTTGATtctcaagaggaagaagaacCACGACGGGTGATCGGCGATGTCCACTGTTGCGGCGAAGGAGAAAGAATGGTCAAGGCCATGGTTGGGCGAGGAAGGAGAAACGGTGAAGTAGAGGATGCAGTGATGCTGTgatgaaaatgaaatggggAAGACAACCCCTTTCAGGCATGGAGAAGAAGTTAAGGAAAAAGTTTTCCTTTTTGCACGTGATAAAGAAGCAAATGAGTTGGATGACATTTTTGCCCTTGTACTCTCTGGTCTCATTTCAACTAGTTTTCAAATTGATCAGAAACACTGACTAACTTAGGTACAAGGAGCATTCTCAACCGACATAATTTCAAGTTGGGAGTGACAGTTACTTTGGGAGAAAAACTATTATGAAGTAAGattaaattagatattaattattttataaatgttaatatatgtatttgtttGTGATCTTTTTAACTGAAATGTTATTAATGATGAGAATGTAAATTATgtaaatgaaattgaattatgtATATGTAATAAATGTTTTGTGATTGATAGaacaaagtttttataaattttttcatgatttgatgagaatgaatgacataaaaattatattaatatgttcATTTTTGTGCAGAAATATCATTAAATAGAACAAGTTACATTAAATAGAAGTTGAAGAATGAATTgcataacaattatatttatatgttcatTTTTATGTAGAAATATCATTAAATGTAACAATACATTAAGTACAAGTTGGGAGAGTGTATTCCTTCTTATTTCattaaactttcattttttatatataaaatgagatttatgtagtaaaatttaaataaagttctcaatttgtaaaatgagtataaaatgttattgtaacttaaatgataaaaaaaaaattaatattgtcaTGATATTTTAGATTTGAAAGAGGTTTGAAAGAAAATAGAGTATATTACTATAATAATTCATGATAAATGTTATATGCGTGATAATTAACACGTGTATTTGATTCATGAGTATTTTAGAATTGAgtttaagttatattaaaattttaataaataattctatttatatGAATGACAAGAGATTACAATATGTGTTTtcataaattatgaaaattatatattttaaataatcattataaaatttatttaaatatttaaaaactatgatagaacttataaatataaataggtttactttctattttttttattaatgtttgatATCCCACATGcaataatagtatatattatatacattatcagaaaattaaataaatatttttaaaaaaaaccaatATAAGAATGATAGATTAAAATCCATGCATGTAGTTTTTAGAAGTGTATTTCAGAAAAAGTTTTGAGATGATAACAACCCTCTTTCTCTCCTCACAACACCAACACCAGCACCACCATTTTCCATAGtcaatcttcttccatggtCCACCACCTTCTACCCTTGAGAAAAAAAGACAGAAACTTGAGaacaaaagtaagaaaaagaaaacaagaaagaagaataa is a window encoding:
- the LOC106755216 gene encoding growth-regulating factor 9; protein product: MVKVEKEKEKEDSYNSVELHLGVDASHSAPPEINHVITEAQRRELHHQVFIFNHLAYKLPPPHHRVQFPSNMSEYSFLGFDQGSRMVPEPHRCRRTDGKKWRCSKSVVPGQKYCERHMHRGRNRSRKPVETSQVNSSLAPKPCSKSPTKSASETLFEISNPNLIMAMQPSDTPSSIPSRSLSIDNCSSMNRSFMVFSSTFAASPGSGLASASAPKAAATLGNVASVAPDDKSYLKMCKKDNQSKSCVSNKGNRSDGKGSIVGDSNNISTGISFSPTSVLQVFGNNPSHLIDKTNIESAPDRCRRTDGKKWQCKSAVLPGQKYCATHMHRGAKKRFANHEIAAAAAAKTTTTSSAVTIARLPNFQATADMQKEGSAIPSTNLSMSVPASAPFIQCNGKGSSNSDTDTTISDTLQECSYTSF